Within the Constrictibacter sp. MBR-5 genome, the region TCCGGGCCCTCCGCAACACGCGTCGGGCCCAGCCTATCGGCTGGGGCAGAAATCAATCGGCGACCGGGTCAGTTTTCATGCGGCGGCTACACTGTGGCAGAGACGGACGTGGGCGACCTTCACCGTCACCGGCATGCTGTTCATCAGCACGACCTCGTGGCTCCAGTCGAACTGGTAGGCTTCGCCCGGTGCGAAGCTCAACGGCACGAAGGCCGGCGTGTGCAGTGTCGCGCGGTCGCGCCGCCATCGCCGCGCATAGCGCCGCACCGCGTCGTAGCCGCCGGCATAGCCGAGCCCGCGCAGATCTTCGAACACCCGGATCAACGTCAGCCGCTCGCGCGCCGACTTCTCTGCGTTCGCCGCAAGCAGCCGCTCCAGTTCGTCCCGCCACGGACCGAGCTTCGGATGGGGCTGTTCCGCGCGGGCATAGCTGAAGGCTGTCTCACCCGAGCGCAGAACCTTGCGCACCGTGTTCCGCGACACGTGCAACTCGCGCACGATCTCCTTGATCGCCTTGCCCTGCACCAGAAAGGCGCGCCGGATCCGTGCAATCGTGTCCACGCCCTTCATCCCCCACCCACCCACCGTCATGGCCGGTGGGCAGTCTGATCAACGTCAGCAGCAGGGGGTCATTTTTGGGCTCTGACTCATTTTCGATGCAGTTTGGTGTGTGAGTGGTGCTGATTCACCAAGGGAATCAGCATCATGGCTCCAGGCATGCGTATCGGATCGCTCATCCCAGCTGGGTTGACGGTAACGGAGGTCGTGCCAGGCGCCGAGGTAATCATGGTGACGGCATGCAGCGAAGCGCGGACGGCCGTGTGCCCCTCCTGCGGCCTGACCTCGGGGCGGGTTCATAGCCGCTACGTCCGGCGTATTGCGGACCTGCCGTGTTCCGGACGAGCCGTGCGCATCGGCATCGTCACCCGGCGTTTCCGGTGCGACATCCCGGCCTGCCCGCAGCGGATCTTCGCGGAGCGTTTCGAGGCGGCGGTGCTTCCGGCACGCGCTCGGCGGACGGCGCGTCTCGACGTGCTCGTGTATCATCTCGGCTTGGCGCTGGGCGGTCGACCTGCAGCGAGCTTCGCTAGGCATCTCGGATTGCCTGTGAGCAACGACACGCTACTGCGGCTGGTGCGCCGGCGGGCGCAGGTGCCACGCGAGCCGCTCAAGGTGGTCGGCATCGATGACTGGGCGTTCCGGCGCAATCACCGGTATGGGACGCTGGTGTGCGGCCTGGAGCGTCGGCGCGTCGTGTCGCTGCTGCCAGACCGGGAGACCGCGACCGTCCAGGCTTGGCTCGCGGAACATCCCGGCATCAGCATTCTGGCGCGCGATCGTGGCGGGGGCTACGGCGAGGCGGCGGCGAAGGCGCTGCCCGATGCCGAGCAGGTCGCCGACCGCTGGCATCTGATGGAGAACGCCAGCAGCGCCTTCCTCGACGCAGTCCGCAAATCCATGCGGCCGATCCGCAGCACCCTCGGCGCGGTCACGATCGATCCGAAGCTGCTCTCCGCGGCGGAACGGCTGCAATGTGAAGGCTATCTGCGGCGCGAGGAGTCGCATGCCGCCATCGCCGCGCTGTTGAAGGAGGGCGTGCCGATCAAGCAGATCGTGCGGCGAACCGGGCATAGCCGCGGCCTCGTCCGGCATGTCGCGCGCGGCGTGCGCACCGAGATGTTCCGCGCACGCCAGAGCTCGCTGGAGCGCCAGCTGCCATTGCTCGACGAGCTGTGGATCGGCGGTTGTCGTAAAGGTGCCGAGCTCTGGCGCCGCTTGCGCAGTTCCGGCTTCCAGGGGTCACTCAGAGTGGTGACGGAATGGACAACCCGACGCCGACGCGCCGATCAGGCCAACGGCCAACTGCACAAGCTTCCCAGCGCCAGGACGATCGCCAGACTGATGACCACGGCGCGGGATCACCTGAGCAAAGCCGATACGGTGATGATCGCTGCGATCGAGGCCGGCGTGCCCGCCCTGGTCGCCGCCCGTGACCTCATTGACCGCTTCCATGCCATGATCCGCCGGAAGGCCGGGCGTGACCTCGACCCCTGGATCGAGGAGGCCAAGGCCAGCCTCGTCGCTTCCTTTGCAAATGGCATCACTCGCGACCGTGCCGCCGTGCGCGCGGCGATTATGTCGCCCTGGTCCAACGGACAGACCGAAGGCCAGACACCCGGCTCAAGCTGGTGAAGCGCCAGATGTATGGCCGGGCCAAGATCAACTTGCTTCAAGCCCGCCTCATCGGCGCGTGATCTCATCGTCGTCATCAGAAGTGCGTCAGAGCCAAACTTGCATGCCGAAACACACACAGCCGACAGGGGCGCTCCGCGGCCGCCCCCTGGACCCCAGGCCGGTGCGCCCGGAAGGAGCGCAGCGGGGCTAGCCCCGCACCCCGCCGGGCCGTTCTGCCGCCACTTCCCGGAGCCCAGGCGGGGGATAGATGGTTTCCTGCCAGCGGCGACCGTCTTTCCGTCTGATACAATCACCAGATGAACCATCGGCGGTTCGGACGGTCTGGCTGTCGAGGGCGACGGCTCCCGGCCGGCTCGCTTGCGGTCGGCCATGACGAGCGAATGGTGAACCCGCTGCCATACGCCCTCCCTATCTCAGCGCCGGAAGTAGTAGTAGACGGTCTGCCAGGGCGGCAGGTCGTGCGGCAGCAGACGCCAGACCAGGCCGGCGCGCAGGAAATACAGGATGACGTTCACCAGTCCGCGGGAAGACGCCTTGCGCGATTCGCTTGGGGGATCAGCGGCGCGGTCAGCTTCCACTGACCGTCAGTCAGATCCGGGTCATACGCTCACCGCGGCGGCGGCTTCCGTTTCGGCATTGATGTCCGCGCTCCACGTCGGGTCCGACACCCCATGAATCACACAACTGCCGTCCTGGTAATCCTTCTCAAACATGCTCTCAGAAGATGAAATCGTCTGGGGCGAAGTTGGTCACGGTGAACACGTTCAGGGTCAGCGTGCTGCCGCTTCCGAGGTCGATGACTGTATCGGCCCCGACCTGGGTAGCCGCTGCCTGCACCTGAGTGAAGCTATTGAGCGTGCTGTTGCCGGAGAGGTCGATGATATCCCCAGGTCCGGTTCCGCCCTCGTAGCCGATGATCACGTCCCGGCCCTCGTCGTTGCCGAAGACGAAGCGGTCGATGCCGGCACCGCCGATCAGCACGTCGTCCCCGCCCATGCCCGCAAGGGTGTCGTCGCCAAGTCCGCCGGTCAGCACGTCATCGCCGGCAGTGCCGGTCAGAGACGCCCGGCTAACGCCCGCTAAATTGCTTGCGGTGAGTGTGTGTAGACCGTTGAGCTGTATCTGGAAGTCGGCGACGCCGTCCCCGTCGCTCCCGCCAACCAGATAGGTATCGCCTTGATAGTGATAAGCCCGCAGTTCGCCGATCCCCACCGTATTGGTTGCTGCGGTCATGCCGAGCCACGTGAACCCCTGATTGCCGGCAAGCCCGAGATTCGCGTCGATCTGCGACAAGTCGATCCGGTCACTCGCCTCCCAGTCAGTGATCCGATCGCGGCCTGGCCAACTCACCGGGCTCTCGGCCGCTGCCGTGTAGACGAAGGTGTCGGAACCGGTCCCGCCGGTGAGCATGTCTCGGCCAAGTCCGCCGGTCAGCACGTCGTCGCCGGCAGTGCCGGTCAGCACGTCATCACCGGCAGTGCCGGTCAGCACGTCATCGCCGGCAGTGCCGGTCAGAGACGCCCGGCTAACGCCCGCTAAATTGCTTGCGGTGAGTGTGTGTAGACCGTTGAGCTGTATCTGGAAGTCGGCGACGCCGTCCCCGTCGCTCCCGCCAACCAGATAGGTATCGCCTTGATAGTGATAAGCCCGCAGTTCGCCGATCCCCACCGTATTGGTTGCTGCGGTCATGCCGAGCCACGTGAACCCCTGATTGCCGGCAAGCCCGAGATTCGCGTCGATCTGCGACAAGTCGATCCGGTCACTCGCCTCCCAGTCAGTGATCCGATCGCGGCCTGGCCAACTCACCGGGCTCTCGGCCGCTGCCGTGTAGACGAAGGTGTCGGAACCGGTCCCGCCGGTGAGCATGTCTCGGCCAAGTCCGCCGGTCAGCACGTCGTCGCCGGCACCGCTCTCGTTCTTGTAGGCACCGATACTGCCGGTCAGGACGTCGTCAAAGTCGGATCCGATTATCCGTTCGATGCTGAAAAGGGTGTCGCCGTCGCTCGAAATGCCGCCGTCGGATAGGTTGATCACTGTTATCGCGGGGCCGCCGGCATAGCTTACGGTGTCGAAGCCCGCGCCGCCGCTGAGAATGTCTGCGCCCGCGCCGCCGATCAGCAGGTCGTCGCCGCCCCGCCCCTCCAGGATGTCGTCCCCGCCGCCACCTTCCACGACGTTGGCGCGGTCGTCGCCGGCGAAGACGTCGTCATGGGCCGAGCCGAGGATATTAACCGCACCATAGGGCACAATCCCGTCGGGGCGCCCGCTGGACAGGAGACCAGCTTCCAGGCCAATCGTGACACCGACCGTGGCGGCGGAATAGTCCGCCAGTTCCGTGATCGTCGAATTGTCGGACTCCGGCGAGCGGAAGATGAAATTCTCCGCGGTCACAGCATCCGGGTCGGTGACGCCGACGAGCAGGACCGACTGGCCTTCGCCGAGGCCAACGACGACGGCGAACGAATTCTCCGCGTCCGGGTGGGCCGCGATATAGAGATCGTCACGCGAGGCGACGTCGCCGAGGCCGGTGAGGTCGAGCACGTCGCCGCCCGGCCCGGTCTCGAAGCCGTAGATCGAATCGTGGCCGTCGCCCTCGTTGAAGACGAAGCGGTCGACCGCGCCGTCGAGGGTGCCGCCGACCAGGGTGACGACGCCGCCGATCGTTTCGTAGATCGGGTCGCCGCCGGCCATCACGTCGTTCTCGCCACCGCCCATAATGACGTCGGCACCGCTGCCGCCGGAGAGCAGGTTCCAGCTGTCGCTGCCGATCAGCAGGTCATTGCCCGCGTCGCCGTTCAGTCCCTCACCATGGTCGGCGTTCGGCGCATTCAGCAGGTCGATGATGAAGTCGTCGCCGTCGCCGCCATACATCTGGTCCAAGCCGGCGTCGCCGTAGATCAGGTCGTTACCCGCCCCGCCGACGATGTAGTCGTGGCCGGGGCCGCTCCGCAGCAAATCGTTGCCGTCGTCGCCGAAGATGCTGTCCTCGCCGGCACCGCCATCGATCCAGTCGTTGCCGGCACCGCCATAGAGCTGTTCGGTCAGTTCGATCGGCGGATCGTACTCCTTGCCGACCGCGTCGGGGTCGAGCCCGTCGCCGCCGTCGGCCCCGCCGACGAGCGCATCGCTCCCGTCGTCGCCGTAGATAAGGTTGAGGCCGGCGACACCGTAGATCAGGTCGCCGCCGCCACCGCCGCGCAACACATCATCGCCGCCGAGACCGACGATGATCTCCCGGGCCTCCGTGCCTACGATCTCGTCCGACGCCGACGTTCCTACGAGTATACTCAACGTTTGACTTCTCCGCGGAACAACAGAAAATTCAGGACGCGGCGCAGGATTGGCGCCCGCGCACTCAGCAAGAGCCTACAGGCAAGGGCGGATCTCGTGCCTCATGGCGCTACGAGAAGCTGCATGGAACGGCGCATTATGGCGAGCCTATCTTGCCACGCGGTTAAGTGGGCTTTGAAGGGCCTCAGCGCAAAAGCAGAAGACGTGGACACGAGGTTATGTGGCCGGGCGAGCCTTCCTGCGTAACCACAACTTCGGTTCACCGCATCCCGCGTTGACCCCGTGTTGGAGCGGGCCCCTCGGGCCGGACACGATCATGCGGCGTCTTTGACGGGTGGCTGGGCGTGCTGCTTCTCCAACTGTTCGGGACTGAGGTAGCCAAGCGATGAGTTGAGGCTCCTGGCGTTGTACTTCTCGATAAAGGCCGGATCCTGTGACCGGCGGCGCCGAGTTCCCGGCCCAGGTGATGCGCGCCGCACCAAGCCTCGATGCATGCCGGCAAGCGTCCACAAAACCTGCAACGCCGTCGCGACGAAGCCGTCGGCGCAGAAGAACGGCACCCGCCTCATCCAACCCGACGAGGCTGCACACATTCTTGCCAAAATCAATTTCCAGCACGAAGACCGATATCGGTCCGTTCCTCTCTCGTACAGAACAGAGCGATCCTGCCCGATCGCTCCGGAGGAGGGGCGGACCATCCCATAATCACACAACTGCCGTCCTGGGAATCCTCTCAGAGCATGTTTGAGAAGCGTCAGGTCCATCGTCTGAGCATGATAGCGGACGCAGCGATGAGAATGAGAGCTTCGGCGGTGCGGGTGAGTTGTTCATAGTCGCGCACGAGGCGGCGGGACTTCATGATCCAGGCGAAGCTGCGCTCGAGACGACCCAGCGTCGGCGGATGACGGTGAAGCCCTTGGCGCCGGACGGACGCTTCACGATCTCCAGGGCCATATGCGTCTTGGTCGTCGCCCACCCGACGAGCCTGCCGGCATAACCGCCGTCGGCGTAGACGCGCTCGACGGAGGGGAAGCACGACCGGGACCGGCGGAGCACGCCCTTGGCGCCATCGCGATCCTGTATGTCTGCGGCGTGGACCTCGACTGCAAGCAGGCGGCCGTCGGTGTCGGTCAGGATGTGCCGCTTGCGTCCGTGGATCTTCTTGCCGGCGTCGTAGCCCTTGCATCCCCTTTTTGATCGGCCGTCCGGACGGTCTGGCTGTCGAGGACGGCGGCGGAGGGCGACGGCTCCTCGCGGTCGGCCATCACGAGCGTATGGTGGACCCGCTGCCACACGCCCTCCTGGTCCCACCGCCGGAAGTAGTAGTAGACGGTCTGCCAGGGCGCCAGGTCGTGCGGCAGCAGGCGCCAGGCCGTGCCGGCGCGCAGGAAATAGAGGATCGCGTTCACCAGTTCGCGTGACGACGCCTTGCGCGGCCGCCCGCCGGGGTTCGCTTGGGGGATCAGCGGCGCGATCAGCTTCCACTGATCGTCCGTTAGGTCCGTATCATACGCTCGCCGCTGCGGCGGCTTGTGTGCAGACCATTGAGCTGTAACTGGAAGTCGGCGACGCCGTCCCCGTCGCTCGCGCCAACCAGCGAGCTTAAAAAAAACTGGCACGGGAGGTCGTGATGTTTTTGATAAGGATCGCATCCCTCATGTCTATGATAACGTCCTTTATCATGGGGTATTCGACGCCCAGGA harbors:
- a CDS encoding calcium-binding protein → MSILVGTSASDEIVGTEAREIIVGLGGDDVLRGGGGGDLIYGVAGLNLIYGDDGSDALVGGADGGDGLDPDAVGKEYDPPIELTEQLYGGAGNDWIDGGAGEDSIFGDDGNDLLRSGPGHDYIVGGAGNDLIYGDAGLDQMYGGDGDDFIIDLLNAPNADHGEGLNGDAGNDLLIGSDSWNLLSGGSGADVIMGGGENDVMAGGDPIYETIGGVVTLVGGTLDGAVDRFVFNEGDGHDSIYGFETGPGGDVLDLTGLGDVASRDDLYIAAHPDAENSFAVVVGLGEGQSVLLVGVTDPDAVTAENFIFRSPESDNSTITELADYSAATVGVTIGLEAGLLSSGRPDGIVPYGAVNILGSAHDDVFAGDDRANVVEGGGGDDILEGRGGDDLLIGGAGADILSGGAGFDTVSYAGGPAITVINLSDGGISSDGDTLFSIERIIGSDFDDVLTGSIGAYKNESGAGDDVLTGGLGRDMLTGGTGSDTFVYTAAAESPVSWPGRDRITDWEASDRIDLSQIDANLGLAGNQGFTWLGMTAATNTVGIGELRAYHYQGDTYLVGGSDGDGVADFQIQLNGLHTLTASNLAGVSRASLTGTAGDDVLTGTAGDDVLTGTAGDDVLTGGLGRDMLTGGTGSDTFVYTAAAESPVSWPGRDRITDWEASDRIDLSQIDANLGLAGNQGFTWLGMTAATNTVGIGELRAYHYQGDTYLVGGSDGDGVADFQIQLNGLHTLTASNLAGVSRASLTGTAGDDVLTGGLGDDTLAGMGGDDVLIGGAGIDRFVFGNDEGRDVIIGYEGGTGPGDIIDLSGNSTLNSFTQVQAAATQVGADTVIDLGSGSTLTLNVFTVTNFAPDDFIF
- a CDS encoding transposase — its product is MEADRAADPPSESRKASSRGLVNVILYFLRAGLVWRLLPHDLPPWQTVYYYFRR